GGATAAATAAAATGatgtaataataaaactgaTTTATTGCATCTAGTTACATTTAAATCGTAACCAAAAAAGACGCATTGCACTTTAGTTATGCAATATACTCGGCTTCGAGTATATCTGtcaatactaaaatattttcaatttttttacgTCCAAGACTTCATACGCGTGGAATCGTAAATATAAACGCAGAAGATCCCACCATGCATTGTTTTGTAATATCTTGCAGTTACTTGTACttgattttattagttttaaaatacaaaggtttcatcatcatatcagcgtatagacatccactgcaggacataggccttttgtagggacttccaaacatcacgatagtgAGCCGCCTGcgtctagcgaatccctgcgactcgcttgatgtcgtcagtccacctggcggaggttgaccaacactgcactttctagtgcggggtcgctattccaacaccttgggatcccaacgtctatcggctcttcggcCTATGTGACCCGCtccttgccacttcagctttcagcctcgttgagctatgtgggTGACTATGATTCTTCAACAAACAAAGGATTAGATTgtcttatatacatataaatatataaaaatagtcgCACTCTTCgaaaacggcttgaccgattttaacaaaatttaggTACCTGTACATATTATAGCAAAACAATGTTTTcctatattataggtatattgtTTCTCTCTATAGCATTGTGTTAAGGTTACtattaagtaaagtaaaaaaaaaatgtatcatgTACATTTTATGGATCGTCATAACAATTTAATGTACGCTTGTCATGGTCAGACGCAGATCTCAAGTGAAAGTCCGTGTCTCTGTATCTAGCTGAGATTGCCGTGGACTTTGCAGTCTGAACGCATTGCGGTTATAAAATTGATATGGTTAAATTAGAACCTACAGCGTTTACTTTGTCGCCATGATGTTCGTTATGTcatacataattttatcaaGTGTTACATGCCGGATTGATTTTAATACGACTTTTAAGATGGAGAAAGTTCTCTAATCACTTGTGTTGAGGAAACGTTATACATTTTCTGTAGAGGTGCATTTATGAGATACGCCCTGTATACAATTTTGACCAGCAGTTCGattaaaaaatagttcaaacaccctcttttatttttttatgaaggaaacgtaaccattttttttttaatttttagattaaCTTTTCATCTTCAACTTATCTAAAACTCGTGCTACTTGGAAATTGTTACCTACTTGGATATTTCTAATACAAAGAATTAATTGTTCGATTTCACCAAGTTAGAGATAGATTTACttcaaattgtttttcttttttctaaaattaatagataaagAACGCATCATTTATGGAAATGGGTTAGGAATGTTGTTTGCTTGGTATTTGCTTTTAaacgaaataatttttcatcttgaatttttttattgaacaacgtaaaaaattaaatgaaactgtcgtgaaatattttttttctattttatttatttactaaagtgTAGAGACATAGCCTGTCCGTTTTGTATGCTCAGAAAGATCCAACTTTAAACGCAAATTCCGTATTTGCTTTTAAGATTGGCCACTATTCGACAGGCAATAAGTATTtcgaatgaataaaatatgcaTACTCGAGTGCGTATTAGTTATTTAGTCGAGACTAGTTAGTGTTACCATGCATTCTAGCAACTTCTTGCTCGTTTTGATTTGCATGTTTGAGATTGTACCCAAGTGTAACATAGTAATATTCAAGTTTTCGTGTTATTACCCGTTCTTAGGATGAACCACCTCAATTATGTGTGTTTTGTAAGAAGTGGTCGGCGTAGTTTTTGTTGTGGTTACATGTCTAGCGTTAATTTATCTATTTCGCTGTGCCCATTTGCTACataccacatttttttttctggtcGGATCATATCTTTGGCGTCAGTCGCTTGGAACTGTTCAGTTCCCTCTTtgtaaaagtaggtacctacaaaataatatttattcaatctatatgattaaacatatttttactgtATTATTGCCTTTCATTCAATATTGGGTTGGCAGGTttgagaaataaattaataaaatgtgcaCCATATAATAGtgcacattttattaatttttattaatttgtcggGGCTGACCACTCAAGCTGCCTCTACCAGAAAAATCACTGAAGTCGAgaagcgtagacagagaagatTAGCATGGCCCTGCGCCAGGATGACACGGATGTTCTGAAGTTCTCTGTTCTTCTCTCtttatactttaaataataatattataaacgcgaaagtttgtatggatgttttgatgtttgttactctttaacgtcgctactactgaagcgatttggctgaaatttagaatggaaatagatttacctctggattaacacatagacttttactttttatccatggtttccccgagatttgcgaaaactgatgattttgatgacatgaatgtttgttactctttcacacctcgactactgaaccgaattagctgaaatttggtattgagatatattttagcctggattaacacataggctactttttatcccggaaaaatccatggttcccgagggatttgtgaaaaaactaaattccacgcagacgaagtcgcgggcgtctgctagttttaaaataacgaaaatgcatcgaaaccaggacctctcTATTACATCTCGCATTACAAACtacgccagagaggtcgtcacgGCTTGTTATAGATAGACAGATGATAGCTAACTTGAACCTAGCCTTACTATCTAACGATGTCATCTGTTGTTACTCTCCAACGATGTTCTCATTGCATATTGCAACAGTTCACTGCTTCCTTGTTTTATGAATACCGTGTAGACTAGGAGCTCGTGagccccagaccttcgtcattttataaaagctgacagtttgtcagctcatgctcttaCCATAAGTACGGTGAGCTGACAAActgtcagcttttataaaatgaccaaggtctggctgtcgctggctctccgtctagtGTATTCTAGTAGCAAAACTGATCATATCGGCGTTCACCTTTGACTAGAAATCATTGCTTCGTACGGCAATGTCTGTTACCAGCCAGACGTCCGTGCTATTCAAATGACTACtgacaattattattgtcaatCGTCACTAGTACAAGTTTTGATAATTTTCTATAACGAAATTCGATATCGTGTGTTGTTTCTAAATACTTGTGCGCGTACTTTACAGTTAGCGCCTACCTTGTAGTAATCTGTGGAGAAAAGCTTTAAATTATAATGGACTAAGAGTCTATCATGTCAGATCCTTCGTCATATCCTGGCGCCCTAAAAAGTCCAAGTTAaaattcaattaggcttagtttacaagcacttttgatatgtcaaattacgatttaattttaataataattaaagtcgcAAACTttaattatactcgtagttacgaggtttccaaacgcgccttggtaaGTACGATAGGCAAATACCTATGTAGCTACCTTTTGAGGTAGCAGGGTTCAAATGTTGAGATATTCTATTGTCCAATACaaacgtatttttatattaagttggACAAACCttcagcttttaaaaaatgcgcTCGTTCTTTAAACATCGGTAATACAATACAGTTGACTTGAAATCCAGAATTCTTACGTCCGTTTTACTCTGTGGATGTAAGAAAGTCGTCGAAAGTTTCCAAAGTGTGTGCTTGTACTAGTGTGTGAATACGAACCCCACTGACATACTTATGGAGACAGTTTTGAAGGAAGTGACCCATAGTGTCATGTCGTTTTTGGAATAGACATGCCATCTGACTTGCAAGTTCCATTGTTATATTGTAAGTGTTTCATTACATGAAATTTAAATGTTAGACGTACGTATTGATTTTTTGTTCCGTGTTATTACAGAGGTATCTATAATAAAATGGACACACTATACTGTATTAACTGACCTTAATCGCCGTTTGCACACTTCTTATTGTAGAGTTAAGTTGCAGTTGGCCTTTGACCTCATCGTAAGGAAGACCTTATAGCCTCACTAACCCAATAGTAAGTGCGGTCGGACTCAttatcgaggggtggtggttcgatccccgcctcgttgtcgtacccactcttactACAGTATTTCCCGATTAGTTCGaggggaattggaatattgatgatatttaaaaagatatggcaaatattctttagaaaaataagaacataaacagtttaaatatagaCCACCATGGCCGACAGCCCatttcgtattgtcaaaaaatattcaaaaaattaattttaatgttatcacgtctaaaaaaaatttgatatatttttttaatctagtagaactGCCTATTCTGACTATAGCCGTTTTGAACTGTCAAATGTTAATTACTATAACGTTAATACCTATAACGtgaaaaaattgtgaaaatgtAGGTGTAGAACAAGATCTAATTCTCACTGAAACAGATCTTTTCGTTGTTTAGCATAATAAAAATCCTATACAATATCAAAGTTGCTTATatagaatataaatttttagaaattatgtaCAACGAGCGCCATCTTGTGTAAGTTACATACTCTAAGTGGACATACTCGTAGATCCACTCGGCTTCACATAGTGTAGTGTACCGTACTTTGAACTATGTTACacacagatggcgcttttacaaaaatattttaatacaattggCGAGTTAATATCATGTGATATCATCTAACggttatttcaattaaataactttGACAACACCATTTACACCAAGTGACAGTGATTTGTTTtgacatgattatttcaacgaaattgtTCATCAATGTTATTTCGTTACAATGTTGCTCATTTTTACTACCACTACACTAATgctaatttataaataaggataattatatcattttgttaaaaagataatgatagatgatcgcaaaaacgaaaaatctatatatttattggcTCATGTTTTAAATCGTACAGCGAGATACACAATCACACAATAGATGGCGTTAACGGAAGAAAGtccactttgttgtccacttaaGTTTGGACTCTTAAATCTGTGTCATGGTACTCTACCtcagtataattattttaattgcaatTCACGTAATTGGCATGCCATGCTTAATGCTAATAACTAGCAAAGTTGTGGGTGACACGTGATCTTGTGTGACGTGACGgctagcagcgacagtgattgtgcCATTATTTTCtggcagaggaaacacatcgagcaggtcccaggacttgtgaccttgggagtaggtttaagggatctttagaataaattaacactcaccttccctgcccgacatgttctccaatgcgcacactaaacaatttatgattatcaataattacaacactaAACATTATTGctcaaaatcactaacgcgactggcagggTGACAGTGTCTACGCTGCTTAACAAAGTCATCAAATACCACATGAATGTTAATACAACCTGTAATCGAGGAGCTTTTAACACTTGGGACGTGGTGATTcaaatattactagctgaccccTTCAAGCTTCGTTTTAGCACTTACGCCAACAAGcaatcgcaagaaagctatcATCGACAAACAGAGTTATTATTCgcttatatattttaagatcAATCAACAAAAGTTTCAGGAACAGCTTTAACTtgttaaataaagaataatttatttaacaagttaataacttaatgaattttaacaattaaataaaatgtttatagatTACCTCTacgtatttatattgtatttacgtAAACCtaatatgtacattttaaaaataagtctaAACTAGTATTTGTCACTTCGAACACCTTGCAGataactacatatttttatttatacacttatacgaatatatacaaaattacaCTATTTTTCCTTATATCCCTTGCCTTTTACCATTCACATCACTTAAGTTAGTATAAGTGTATTTTATAGGACTTGAGGTACCTACTGTGATGTATATTTAACGACTAGAAATATTACAGGTATCATTTATCAATGTTATGATTTGTGAGCAAAATCATCAATATGCTATggccattttaaaataatatttttttcctctTTGTCATTATCTATCAACTATACATTTAGTATTAATTGTTCTAGTAAGAAACTGCTCcagtttaaaacattttaaagatcttcgttttcttttatttgtttttggtAACCATGTTTCTTTTATTAAGTCGCTTCCTTTTTCTCCAATCATGATAACTGGAGCATTAATATTACCATTTGTGACGGCTGGCATAATACTTGCGTCTATTACGCGTAGTCCCTCAATCCCATGAACTTTCAGTTGCGGATCCACTACTGCCATAGGATCACTAGATGGTCCCATCTTTGCAGTACAAGACAAATGGTATATTGTCATAGTATATTGCCTAATGTAACAATCCCAGTACTCATCTGTATAAAGAGGCAAATGTTTGCAATTCGGAATAGGTTTGCTATTGAATTTGGCCCCTAAACGTTTCATAGCTTTTGTTTCTCCAACTGCTAAGGCTGCTTTGACACCTTCTCTTAAGACACCAACGTCATCTGGATGTGTTAAGTAGTTGTGAATCATGATAGGATATTCTAAAGGATTTTTTGACCTCAACTTGATAAAGCCGCGGCTTTTAGGTCGAAGCATCATGGGGAAAATACCAAAAACGTCTTTGTTTGTAAGATGACCAAACATTTCCTCGTAAAATTCATCTGTAATACTGTGTGCCTTTTTAACTTGAGTGCCACCGTCCGAGGGTATCGAAGCTGATGTCATCATGAACTCTATATCAGGCCAGTCTTCTGTTGCGTTTGcatattttgtgtttataaatGCTACAACCTCTAAACCGATACTAGAAGTTAAAGGGCCGTCTTCCGTTACAGCATAACGTAATGCAGAATTAATATTCACAAGTCTATTCATAACTAAACTGATAGGATAATCGACTTGGAAAACAATTCCACCGACAGCAATGTGATCTTGCAAATTTCTCCCTACACCAGGAGAATCGTGAATAACATTAATGCCCACTTCTTCTAAATGACGCGCTGGTCCGACTCCTGAAAGCATAAGCAAATGTGGTGACGCTATTGCGCCGGCTGCTAATATAACTTCCCGTTTTGcataaataacttgtttttcAGTGTCTCTTATAAATTCAACACCATAAGCTCGCTTTTTCTCTGGATCTATCAAAACTTTAGTAACGTGAGAGAACAGAGAAATATGCAGATTTTGTCGTAATCGAACAGGCCTAAGGAAAGCCTTTGCTGTTGAACACCTGGTTCCTCTTCGCATGGTGAATTGATACCAAGCGTATCCTGTTTGTTGATCTCCATTTATATCTATTATGTCGTAGCCGATTTCTTCGCCAGCTTGTAAAAACGCTGCTCCGATTGGCGTATTGTAAGGAGCATCTTGCACTGTCAAATATCCTCCTGAAATGTTTAAAGCAAAATATTTACGTTTTAGGCTTTCATAGTACATATTTTAACATACATAATTCAGTACTTCAACACAACTGGATTttgtgaataataattaattgatatatcGCCTTAGAACAAACGAAGAACATGTGTTTTCCTTGTGAGACTACCaacgataatattttattttagtaggtcAACACGTGGTTGATATAATGAATTTATGTAGCTACGACTATAAATGGGATATTATAATAGgctcaaaatataataaacgaaATTTTGGAGTTTGTtagttactccatcttttactatttatatCGTCACAGTATGATATCGTTTAAAGACGTAAACGCCGAAGTATATGTTacagataaataatttatttatttattaatataatattttagctTACAATCATTCAAATACACAAAACTATGAtttctaaaatgaaaaaaaaaataaattaaaagtatttatggTATCTACTTTGTAATTGTaaacaatagctcaacggtagagGCGGTAAGATTCATCGTCGAGgcgtggtggttcgatccctgccccgaTGGTATATtttcgtacccattcctaatacagtcttgcccgactagttggagtggaatgggaatattggtcatatttaaaaaacatatggcaaatgttatttaaaaaaaaaattgagatatTAGATAATGTAAAAACTCGTGTACACCTACCGACTGAGTGGTATTTCGTGTCTTTGGCTAAATAGGGATTTCTTTGGTCTTCCGACTTTTTGAAATACGGCAAGACATCCTCGTATCCCCAACCAGGATTGCCAAGTGATTCCCAATGGTCGAAATCTCGTTTGTTGCCTCGTATATAAAGCATGGTGTTTAGAACAGATGATCCGCCAAGAACTTTTCCTTTGGTCCAACTGCAGCGTTTATCTATCATGGCTTGACAAGCGGAGTCTTGTGATTCAGTCctggaaatgaaaatttaaaaactcgtattatttattttaaaatatcattattatcaacccatattcgcctcactgctgagcttaaatctcctctcagaatgagaagggttaggtcaatagtccaccacgctggcccattgcgaattggcagacttcatacacgcagagaattaagaaaactctctggccttcgagacacatgatatttaatttcttaaaatgaacaaattgaaaagttggaagtgcatgccccggactggttTCGAACCCtcagcctccggaatcgaaggcagaagtcatatccacagggctatcacggctaagcCTAAGCTTGAGCttgagctgaaattttaaaaatattctcattATGAAACACAAAGCATAATAGGAGATTTGTTAATGGACTTACTCCTTCTGATGACCCATAACCTCTAACCAACAGACGAACGGCTCAATGGCGAATGACAGATTGccgagtaacagtataaaagaaaggagaaacaaaaaaaaaatgaaacacTATAGAGACCGACCGATTTAGACGAAAGCTATttgaaatgtatatatataaagaggaaaaatttttgcattgaataggctctgaaactactgaactgatttaaataattctttcactgttgggaaactacacttcccgagtgctatatttttattccgtattcctacggaaacggaaaccacgggGGTAAAACCTCACGTTGTCTGCTAGTATAGAATAAAGccaattattaaaatcggttgattaacgttaattataagtatttatgatCCATACCTGTATTTCCAATCCAGTTTGCTTTTGTGAAGATACAAAGATAATAGCGGTACATCGCTAATATCAGTTTCATGTCCTCCCGCTTCCAGCAATAACACGTTCCAGCTTTCGATTTCTGACAGTCTATTCGCCAAAACCGATCCAGCGGAACCTCCTCCTACGATGATGAAATCGTACTCCTCCCTGAGGTATTTTTGGTTGAAGGGCCTATTCTCTGGGTCGAGTAGGTCGTAGTTGAAGTAGGCCATGGCTGCCAACATGAGCGGTATGAATGTCAGCTTGCTTATCCCCCCTATAGTCAGCGCTGCTTTTGCAGCTGCTGAGACTGTTGTTAATATAGCCATTTTGATTCAGCCGCGCATCTCAGCTctgaaaacaaagaaacaatctTAATTTATTGATCGGTATATACAGGAtactggggagtatttcccataacttcaacgAGTCCACTATAGGAgctgaactgcataactaatatttatttttatgttttcatacaaatttattcaaataattccgaccccatgtaacacacgcctttatgaatccttgtattttaaagtttggctacgtcataattataagaatgcgtataagggacacattttgagatctatttacaaaataaataatgtttactcagaaaatattaattttagaacacatattcTTTGAATATCCGTTAAGCAGAATCTTTAGCCGCTCATAATAGGATTTGAACAACTTCACAGAGAGGTAGGAAGGATAAGTCGAAAGAAATCGACGTGTCTTCACTGCCTCTCTGATGAGCCATGGGTTCAATTTACGCTTACAATTTCTACTTTGGTCTAAATCTACGTTAGCTTCTGCTTAACCCACACTGCTCTTTAGTGTtcctgtttaattttatttatcatagtaaCAGAATTCAAACAAACGTGTATGTGCTATTTGCCAAAATAAACGAGATCCTCAAATCAGTGTGTTTTTATATTCTTACATCGATTTCACCATATTGACTTTCTTTTCTTGAtggattaatattatttatttgattttaacataaaaaaggtGGGAATTATTAACAGAAACTTTTCTTGTATCAAAAACATTTCCGGAATGTACTGTTTTCTCGTTGTAAGTAGTACACATTTAATTGTGTCAGCGTAAAGGTTGACATGTTGTAGCGCTACTAATTACGCGATATGAAATGTCTTTCGGAAAGATACTTGACGAAATCTGTAAAGGACATATATTCCGAGAAAATGGTTGCTATTCTATTTAAaatctactatttattatatttcaaaatttcatattAGTTTGTATATTGTAATTATAGGTAACCCAAAATCGTAtcctgtatattattataatatttggtaGATTTAATCTGAATCTTTCTCATGTTCGCAAGAACTCTAAAATGAAAATCTATCAAAGTCAAGTATGATACGTATAGTGTActtaattcaattattattcatacaGTAAATATAACCTTGAAGGAATGCGAAGGGGAGTTGATAGCAACTGCCATAATTATTGCTAGAAGTCGTTTAAACCAGTGCAAACTGCGAAATATTggactttaaaaacaagttaCATTCGAGTAGTTCCGTCGCGACTGATGGAAGCTGTAATTAAACCGTGTCCACATTGAACTTATCCGTACCTTGAGTTACTTTCAATATTGAAATAAGAAATATGCTATGGAAAAATCTGCGGAAATCATGCTTACAATAACTGGcaaatatctaataaattattatttataactgaaTGTAAATAACGTCCTTTATGTAAAATGAAAGTTTAGAGTTTAATTTGGCCATAAACACTTAGGTAGACACATACGCCAATGCACACACGCAGTCAAAATATGCCCATAACAGAAACACACATACAAATTAACACTTCTAACCTAAGTAGCTTTGAATGTATATTTAACGCTAGCAGACGCGccgcagtttcacctgcgtagttcccgtttccatggggaatacggggataaagcaTAACTACagaaacacacaaataacatggcttccCATTGGTTAAGTAATTTTCATAACTAGTTTTGGTAGATCCTG
Above is a window of Bicyclus anynana chromosome 8, ilBicAnyn1.1, whole genome shotgun sequence DNA encoding:
- the LOC112051013 gene encoding glucose dehydrogenase [FAD, quinone]: MAILTTVSAAAKAALTIGGISKLTFIPLMLAAMAYFNYDLLDPENRPFNQKYLREEYDFIIVGGGSAGSVLANRLSEIESWNVLLLEAGGHETDISDVPLLSLYLHKSKLDWKYRTESQDSACQAMIDKRCSWTKGKVLGGSSVLNTMLYIRGNKRDFDHWESLGNPGWGYEDVLPYFKKSEDQRNPYLAKDTKYHSVGGYLTVQDAPYNTPIGAAFLQAGEEIGYDIIDINGDQQTGYAWYQFTMRRGTRCSTAKAFLRPVRLRQNLHISLFSHVTKVLIDPEKKRAYGVEFIRDTEKQVIYAKREVILAAGAIASPHLLMLSGVGPARHLEEVGINVIHDSPGVGRNLQDHIAVGGIVFQVDYPISLVMNRLVNINSALRYAVTEDGPLTSSIGLEVVAFINTKYANATEDWPDIEFMMTSASIPSDGGTQVKKAHSITDEFYEEMFGHLTNKDVFGIFPMMLRPKSRGFIKLRSKNPLEYPIMIHNYLTHPDDVGVLREGVKAALAVGETKAMKRLGAKFNSKPIPNCKHLPLYTDEYWDCYIRQYTMTIYHLSCTAKMGPSSDPMAVVDPQLKVHGIEGLRVIDASIMPAVTNGNINAPVIMIGEKGSDLIKETWLPKTNKRKRRSLKCFKLEQFLTRTINTKCIVDR